The Pseudomonadota bacterium region CCGCTGCACATAAGACGCACAACCCTTACATTCGGTGCATACTGAAGCCGGGATGTACCGGCCAGATCAGCTCCTGCATAGGAGCACCAGTTACAGAGGAAGAGGACTATTTTTGGCTCAAATTTGTTCATCAGTCACCTCATCTTACTTACGTCAGTAACATTATATTTATTACGCAGCAAAAGCTGCCCTTATTTCTGCCAGTATCTGATCCATGGTAAAATGTTTTCCATTCATTGCACCGCTCGGACAAGCCGCTACACAGGTGCCGCATCCTTTGCAGAGCGCCTGATTAACTACGGAAACCCGTTTCTCTTCGTCTTTTTTGACTGCACCATAGGGGCAGGCCATTTCGCAAACGCGACAACCGCTGCATAGTTCTTCCCTTACCTCTGCGACAGCAGCCTGGCCTTCAATGCTTGTACGCGTCAGCACAGCAAGGGCCTTAGAGGCAGCAGCCTGGGCTTGAGCAATACTCTCATCTATAAATTTAGGGCTGTGGGCAGTGCCGCACATAAAAATACCGTCTGTTGAGAAATCTACCGGTCGCAGTTTCATATGTGCTTCAAGAAAAAATCCGTCTTCATTAAGGGGAACCTTGAGCATCTGTGAAAGAGGCTTGTTGCCCGCCGGCGGCACTGAGGCAGCAGCCAGACAGACCAGATCGGCATCGATTTCGAGTCTCTGTCCAAGGATCGGTTCTGTGGCGGTTAATCTCAGGAATGACTTTCCGTTTTCTGTTATAGAATGAATATCAGGGGAATCTTCCGGCTGGTATCGGATGAAAATGACGCCCTGGTCAGAAGCTTCCTTATAGTAATCTTCCTTAAAACCGTATGTTCTCATATCTCTGTACAGCACATATACATCCATTTCCGGTTTGAGTTTCTTAAGCTGGAGTGCGTTCTTTACCGAGTGGGAGCAGCAGACACGACTGCAATATTGTCTCTCGTCATTCCTTGATCCCACGCACTGGATAAAGACCGCGCTATCGCATTCTTTCAACCTATTGCTGTCTTTTTCTATTTTTTCGTCAAGTTCAAGAAGAGTCATGACCCGGTCATCTTCGCCATAAAGATATTCATTAGGCTTCAGTTCTTCAGCGCCTGCTGCAACTATTGTTATGCCATGTTCGATTTCTTTCAGGGCTTCTCCATTACCTATCCTGATCCCGGATATAAAGTTTCCCACATATCCTGAATATTCTACCAGTTCGGCATTTGTCGAGATTTCTATCAGATCGCTGGCATAGACCTCATCGACAAGTTTTTTTATCATGCTTTGTACATCCGCTCCTTCCAGTGTTACGGGGATTCTTTTTGATAAGCCGCCCAGTGACTCTGTTTTCTCGATAAGGTGGACCTTTATGCCCTGATTTGCCAAAGCGAGACTGCTTGTCATTCCCGCAATACCGCCTCCTATAACCAAAGCTTCGGGAGTAACGTTGTAAATTGCTCTATGCAGAGGTTGGAGCAGCAATGCCTTCGATGCTGCCATTCTGATAAGGTCTTTCGCTTTTTCCGTTGCAACTTCCTTTTCGTTCATGTGAACAAAGGAACACTGTTCCCGGATATTGGCAAACTGGAAGAGGAATGGATTCAAGCCGGCTTCCCTCAACGCAGCCTGAAATACCGGTTCATGTGTTCTCGGAGTACAGGCAGCTACTACTACACGGTTAAGCCCCTGCTTTCTGATTGTTTCTGCCATGTGGTTAACGGCGTCGACAGAGCAGGCAAAAGTTTCTTCTTTCGAATGGACCACGCCAGGGAGTCCCTTTGCATATTCCACAACCTGGGGAACGTTTACTACCTTGGCGATGTTGGTGCCACAGTCGCAGACGAATATACCTACACGTGGCGGTTCGCCAGCAGTGTCGCGCTCCTCGGGATAAACTTTTTCTTCCATCAGGGTGCCGCGCTCCTCACAGAGGAGCTGTGAAGCTAAAGATGCAGCGCCGCTTGCCATTGTAACGGCATCGGGAATATCCATGGGCGCGTGGAAAACACCGCATGAGTATATGCCGTTTCTTGAAGTTTCCATAGGTGAGAAAGCAGGGCTTTCGCAGAAACCGTGTTCATTGAGTCCTATGGAAAGTTTCTCGGCAAGTTCCCTGTTGCCTTCAGTTGAGTTAAGTCCCACTGAGAGAACGACGAGATCGAATTGCTCGTCCTTAACCTTGCTGTCGTCTGTGCGGTATCTGAGAATAATATTTTTATTATCCGGGTCTTCACCGACAATGGATGTTTTGGCCCATTGGTAGCGGACTCCGGGCATATTTTTGGCTCTTTCGTAGAACCGTTCAAAACCTTTGCCATAGGCACGGATATCGTTGTGAAGTATAACTGCCTCAATCTCCGGGTGATGTTCTTTTGAAAGAATGACTTGTTTTGTAGCGTACATGCAGCATACCGCGGAGCAGTATGTACAATTGGATGTTTCATCCCTTGAACCGACACATTGAATCCATGCTATCTTGTGTGGTGTCCTGTTGTCGGAGGGGCGAAGGATTTCGCCGCCATTAGGTCCTGAAGCGCTGATAATACGTTCAAACTCAAGACTGGTGACCACGTTCGAGAATCGATGGTATCCATACTGACTCTGTGAATACGCATCGAAAATTTCGTATCCCGGCGCCAGGATGACGCTTCCCACTTCAACGGTTGTCCTCTTCGGTTGCATATTGAAGTTTATTGCTTTACTTTTGCAAGTGGGAACACATATCTGACATATCTTTCTCTGCAAAAAAAGGCAGTGGGCTGCATCAACCATAGAAACCGCGGGTACTGCCTGGGGGAAGTGGACATGAATACATTTCTTCTTTGCGAGACTTTCATTGTAAACATCGGGCACATAAATCGGGCAGTATTCGGCACATGTGCCGCACCCTGTACATTTTTCTTCATCAACATAACGGGGTTCTTCATAAAGATGGACCTGAAAATTTCCTGCCTCACCTTCCAAACCCTCAACATGCGTATTCGTAATAATCGAAATATTGGGATTCGATGCGCATTCTATGAACTTAGGGGACAGGATACACATGGAACAGTCATTGGTGGGGAATGTCTTATCCAGTTGTGCCATTTTGCCGCCAATGGCAGGTCCCTTATCGACAAGATATACCTTGAACCCGGCAGCAGCCGCGTCCAATGCAGCCTGTATGCCGCCGACGCCTGCGCCAACAACCATAACAGCACCAATCTTTCCTTGACTTACGGGAATCTCACTTACGCTAATCTCATTAGACATGTTAGACATAATCTCTCCTGTTCTAATCCTCTATCAGGTACAAAGGATTTTCCATGATCTATATTACTTCGTCAACTATCTCTGAAATATCCCGCACATCCAGGACATCTTCCTTACCCAGGGTGAGGACGCTGTCCTTGAAGTTAAGAATACAGTATGGACAAGCTGTTACAAGGACTTCAGCCCCCAGTTCAAGGGCCTGCTCTACAAGGGTATCTGAAAAGCGCTCTCCTTTTTTGGTTTCCATCCAGATTCTCGCACCGCCTCCGCCGCAGCAGAGACTGTTTTCTCTGGTATTTATCTCATCCATGAGGGTCAGACCTGGAATGCTTCCGAGAATGCTTCGCGGTTCATCATAAATCCCGTTGTGACGTCCCAGATAACAAGGATCGTGATAGACAACTTTTTTCGGAAAGGGTTTTTTAAACGTCAGTTGACCTTCACCTGCGAGACGGGACAAATATTGGACAAGGTGGACTACATTAAATTCTCCACCTAAAGCAGGATACTCACTCTTGAAGGTGCTATAGCAGTGAGGCGATGTGACGACGATTTCCTTAACGCCGGATTCATTAAATGCATCGATATTACTCTTTGCAAGTTTCTCAAAAACATCGAAGTTTCCCGCCTTTCGAACACTCTCGCCGCAACAACTCTCTTTGGCGCCTATAATGCCGAAATTAGCCCCTGTCTCTTTAAGTATCCTGGCAGTGGCTCGTGCAATGTTTCCCATTTTGGGATCAAACGCCGGTGTGCAGCAAGAAAAATAGAGCGTCTGAGTTTCGCCGCCAACCGGAGGAATGGCAAGATCACGAGCCCAATTTGCCCTTTCTTCTCTTGCTCCGCTCCAGGGGTTACCCGAATTTTTTAGACTCCCTATGGCGTTTTTCAGGCTCGCCGGGACAGCACGGGGGACGCTATCGATGGTGATGTTGCGGACAGCGCGTATAACATCGGTGATGGCTACTCCCCGAGGGCAACGGCTGACGCACATGTTACACGTCGAGCAGAGCCACCAGTCTTCCTCCCCAAGTTCCACCAGCCCGAACTTCGACTCGGTAATCTTCTTGTGGGGCATGAAGGTCCTCACGTTGTTCCAGGGACAACTGGCGGTACACAGGCCGCATTGAAAACACTTGCGGAACATTTCCCCGCCGGCGTCTCTGATCATTTCAATGGCTTCTTTAAATGGTGCTACTGTCTCCACTTTATCGCCTCCTCATTCATCACTGCTTGATTCATTCTGCAAAAACCTGATTCTGCTCATAAATTTAAGGGATACTGACTGTAAAAGCCTATCCTTCGGCAGCAACCCCTTCCAAAACTGTAATTTCTTCCACATCTAAGTCTATCTGGTAAATAACCTTGTTGGTCTTCATGTCGACGATAAGCCCTCCACAAGAACTGCTGTAAGTTTCGCTCAAAATCATTCTTGCATCTTCCTCAGAGACCTCTTTGGTTTCCCCCCCAGCGTAATAATAATGAACCTTGACGGTTCGTTCCTTTAAAGCATCTTCCAGGGTCAGATCCGGCTCAAGCATTTCCATATATCACCTTAATGACAGCAAATGTGCGCAGCAACCCGCAGAACAACCTTCGTTTGTAACGGTCAGCTTAAGAGCCTCCCGTATTACTTTAAATTGACTTTTCTTGGGATCGATTACTGCCTTTCTTGATACACCGTTGATAATAAATTTTATCGCCAGCATTCCCAAATCCCCTTTTTGAAATTGAACACATCGTTTTTCTTTACCCATTCATTTCAACCAGGTTCCAGATAAATTCATGTGTTAATAGAAATTACTATAAAGGCGAATTAAGTTTTAATCAAATCAAATTATTTTATGAATCTATTAATGCTCTTAATAGCAATGTCCTTACAACACATTCCTCCATTTTGTATATCATTTTCGCCTTCTACTCAAATAGTCATGACCTCCGGCAAAGCCTGGGGCTTGCCGTTAGCCGGCGGTCATATCGCAAACGGAAAAAATCAAACAATAACGACAATGTTACACAAATTATGCCCAAGGAAACTGATTATGATACGCCCATCCGGCCATGCTTTAAATGTATGTTTTTAGGTTCATCAGGTTCAGCGTAGTTGTTTGAAATGTCTTGTTTTCTGAAGAGAGGCTTCGCGGTTTTTGCCAGAAGCTATATCTTTCTTTATGATACCAAATAGTTTTGGGCAAACAGGAATGCAATCGCTTTTAAATACAAAATCTACTGCAAAAATAAAACCTGAATACCCCTGCCTTTGATGTTTCGGCAGGGTGTTCAGGCTTTATCTATGCAGTAGTTGTGGGAAGCCAGTTTATTTCCACCGGATTATACAAGACCGTATTAGTCATCGGGGCCGAGACAAATTCGAGGATAGCCAACTGGGAAGATCGTGGGTCCTGTATCGTCATCGGAGATGGCGCCGGCGCTGTCGTGTTACAGCCGACCTTACCGGAACACGGTATTTTATCGATGTGTCTTGGCGCTGAAGGGTCAGGGGTCAAACATCTGTATACACCGGCAGGCGGAACCCGTATGGCTGTGACTGCCGAAAATATTGCGGCCAATATGCATAAAGTAAAATGGATGGGCAGGAAGTTTTTCAATTTGCCATGCGGATGTTGCCAAAGGTGACTGAGCAGGCGCTGGAAATGGCCGGCATCAGCAAGGAAGAAGTTGCGCTGATCATACCGCACCAGGCCAATCTGCGGATTATCGAGGCGGCAGCCCGTAGAATGGACCTGCCTATGGATAAGTTCATGGTGAATGTGGATCGATACGGCAACACATCCTCTGCATCCATACCGATTGCGCTGCATGAAGCATTGGAGAATGGCCGGATCAAATCGGGCGATGTGGTGGTACTGGCAGGCTTTGGGGCGGGGTTAACCTGGGGCGCGATTGTAATGAGGTGGTAAGGACTGGCCAAATAAGTGAGGCAATCGGGTGTCTGACCAAAACAAAAACACACGACTTCAGTCCATAATAAACAAAATTCACGCATGACAACAAACATCCAAACCTCGCATTTTTCGGTCATATTCAATTGACATACAAGTCTGATCTTTTTATACTTCCTTCAATAAGAAGCAATGTCTTATCAAATCAAAAAAGGGAGGAAATAATGTCAAAAACCAGAATTATCGGTGCAGTTTTTCTGTGCTGTATGATAGCTTCCACACTTGCATTTGGCGAGGCGATTAAAACACAAAATCCCTATGAAAGCGCGATTACCACAGCACGTAGCGAAATCTGGCAAGCCATAAACAGCGGCAAATGCGGGAGCGCTACCACTGCCATAATGGTCAATGGCAAGGTCGTTTATGCCGAAGGCTTTGGCATGGCAAACAGAGAGAAGAGTATCCCTGTAGATACGTCTACACTCTTTAATATCGGCTCTATCAGCAAGGTGTATGTTGCAACTGCGATCATGCTGCTTGTTGATGATGGCAAGGTCTCGCTCGATAAGCCGGTCATATACTATCTTCCGGAATTCAAGATGGCTGACGATAGATATAAGAAGATCACCGTAAGAATGCTATTGAACCACGTATCAGGCATACCTGGGACTGAGGGTTCTAATTCCTTCGGATTTAAATATGATAACAATATAAAGCAGGAAACAATCAATACTTTAGCCCGCGCGCATCTTAAACATGCACCGGGAGCAATGGCGGTGTATTGCAATGATGGGTTTACATTGGCGGAAATGATAGTGGAACGGGTAAGCGGGAAAAAATACATCACTTTTCTTAATGAAAGGATATTTGGGCCGCTGGGACTGAGAAATACCGGTATGGGCGTGGGTGAGATCAAGGGTAAGTCTGTGGCATTGTATTATGACCCTACAACCGGAAAAATTCATCCGCCTGAAATACTCTCGATCTTAGGTGCCGGTGGGTTGTCATCAACTGCCAAGGAACTCTGCCGTTTTGTGGATACTTTTTCAGCGGAAAACAAACTCTTGAAGAAATCATCTCTTGATGAGATGAAAAAGGCGCAGCCTTCAGCGTTCTGGGGCAAGCTAAGAAATCCTGAAATTTCGGTTGGGTTAGGCTGGGATCTTACAGGCCTTCCTCGGTATGATGCGGCCGGAGTTCAAATATTAGGTAAGAGCGGCGGCACTGGAAATTACTCCTCGATGGTTTACACGGTTCCTGACAAAAGAATATCTGTTGCTGTCATTGCTTCCGGAGCTGAAAGTGGTGCGATGAAAATAGCGCTGGATATATTGGATGCGGTACTGGTTGAGAGAAAGCTCATTCCAAAAGAAGAGAAAGCTGTCTTGGTACCGCCGGAAGCGCAGAAATTGCCGCAAGATTATGCTGCCTTCAGCGGATATTATGCCAGTGGTTCTGCATTAGGCCAGGTAGTGTTTGATGCGGATAAAAACAGCGCCACCTTATACAGTTTCAAGGAACAGGAGAAAACACCGACAATTACACTTGTTTATAATAATGGCTATTATCACGATACCAAAGGCAACCGTTTCTATTTTACCAATATAGACGGAGAAGGCTATTTAGTGAACTGTCCGTCAATAGCCAGGATCGATACGATCAAGATGCAAAAAGTAAAGCCGATAGAAAAACCGCAAAGTCTCAAGATCGATATGGCCGGCAAGGTTTGGCTGCGGCGT contains the following coding sequences:
- a CDS encoding CoB--CoM heterodisulfide reductase iron-sulfur subunit A family protein, whose product is MSNEISVSEIPVSQGKIGAVMVVGAGVGGIQAALDAAAAGFKVYLVDKGPAIGGKMAQLDKTFPTNDCSMCILSPKFIECASNPNISIITNTHVEGLEGEAGNFQVHLYEEPRYVDEEKCTGCGTCAEYCPIYVPDVYNESLAKKKCIHVHFPQAVPAVSMVDAAHCLFLQRKICQICVPTCKSKAINFNMQPKRTTVEVGSVILAPGYEIFDAYSQSQYGYHRFSNVVTSLEFERIISASGPNGGEILRPSDNRTPHKIAWIQCVGSRDETSNCTYCSAVCCMYATKQVILSKEHHPEIEAVILHNDIRAYGKGFERFYERAKNMPGVRYQWAKTSIVGEDPDNKNIILRYRTDDSKVKDEQFDLVVLSVGLNSTEGNRELAEKLSIGLNEHGFCESPAFSPMETSRNGIYSCGVFHAPMDIPDAVTMASGAASLASQLLCEERGTLMEEKVYPEERDTAGEPPRVGIFVCDCGTNIAKVVNVPQVVEYAKGLPGVVHSKEETFACSVDAVNHMAETIRKQGLNRVVVAACTPRTHEPVFQAALREAGLNPFLFQFANIREQCSFVHMNEKEVATEKAKDLIRMAASKALLLQPLHRAIYNVTPEALVIGGGIAGMTSSLALANQGIKVHLIEKTESLGGLSKRIPVTLEGADVQSMIKKLVDEVYASDLIEISTNAELVEYSGYVGNFISGIRIGNGEALKEIEHGITIVAAGAEELKPNEYLYGEDDRVMTLLELDEKIEKDSNRLKECDSAVFIQCVGSRNDERQYCSRVCCSHSVKNALQLKKLKPEMDVYVLYRDMRTYGFKEDYYKEASDQGVIFIRYQPEDSPDIHSITENGKSFLRLTATEPILGQRLEIDADLVCLAAASVPPAGNKPLSQMLKVPLNEDGFFLEAHMKLRPVDFSTDGIFMCGTAHSPKFIDESIAQAQAAASKALAVLTRTSIEGQAAVAEVREELCSGCRVCEMACPYGAVKKDEEKRVSVVNQALCKGCGTCVAACPSGAMNGKHFTMDQILAEIRAAFAA
- a CDS encoding serine hydrolase → MSKTRIIGAVFLCCMIASTLAFGEAIKTQNPYESAITTARSEIWQAINSGKCGSATTAIMVNGKVVYAEGFGMANREKSIPVDTSTLFNIGSISKVYVATAIMLLVDDGKVSLDKPVIYYLPEFKMADDRYKKITVRMLLNHVSGIPGTEGSNSFGFKYDNNIKQETINTLARAHLKHAPGAMAVYCNDGFTLAEMIVERVSGKKYITFLNERIFGPLGLRNTGMGVGEIKGKSVALYYDPTTGKIHPPEILSILGAGGLSSTAKELCRFVDTFSAENKLLKKSSLDEMKKAQPSAFWGKLRNPEISVGLGWDLTGLPRYDAAGVQILGKSGGTGNYSSMVYTVPDKRISVAVIASGAESGAMKIALDILDAVLVERKLIPKEEKAVLVPPEAQKLPQDYAAFSGYYASGSALGQVVFDADKNSATLYSFKEQEKTPTITLVYNNGYYHDTKGNRFYFTNIDGEGYLVNCPSIARIDTIKMQKVKPIEKPQSLKIDMAGKVWLRRNVSPFESIMALESHFIKSLLYKDLPGYVFFQGVKRIDSPEFAGMPFDSIRDQTELTLFKKNGATWAWVSDLLYSPAESAVALRTGENTVKIGGDGYNEWLTANEDMVLSFTKPELGRIIIFSSDDTSTYDSALDTGDAYAAKGNYIEFAGFTNDVFTVKVKLTAAGEKK
- a CDS encoding mercuric reductase; amino-acid sequence: MDGQEVFQFAMRMLPKVTEQALEMAGISKEEVALIIPHQANLRIIEAAARRMDLPMDKFMVNVDRYGNTSSASIPIALHEALENGRIKSGDVVVLAGFGAGLTWGAIVMRW
- a CDS encoding hydrogenase iron-sulfur subunit: MMNKFEPKIVLFLCNWCSYAGADLAGTSRLQYAPNVRVVRLMCSG
- a CDS encoding (Fe-S)-binding protein; this encodes METVAPFKEAIEMIRDAGGEMFRKCFQCGLCTASCPWNNVRTFMPHKKITESKFGLVELGEEDWWLCSTCNMCVSRCPRGVAITDVIRAVRNITIDSVPRAVPASLKNAIGSLKNSGNPWSGAREERANWARDLAIPPVGGETQTLYFSCCTPAFDPKMGNIARATARILKETGANFGIIGAKESCCGESVRKAGNFDVFEKLAKSNIDAFNESGVKEIVVTSPHCYSTFKSEYPALGGEFNVVHLVQYLSRLAGEGQLTFKKPFPKKVVYHDPCYLGRHNGIYDEPRSILGSIPGLTLMDEINTRENSLCCGGGGARIWMETKKGERFSDTLVEQALELGAEVLVTACPYCILNFKDSVLTLGKEDVLDVRDISEIVDEVI